The Parafrankia discariae genomic sequence CGGGCGCGGACCGCGATCATGACCTCGTCCCGGTCCCGGGCAGCGGCCGGGTCGGTCTCGCAGATCACCCGTCCGAGGTTCATCGACATGCCGATCGCGTGCTGGACGTGCGCACGCCGTTCCAGGGTGTAGGTGTCCAGCAGCTCCGCCGGGGCGGCGCCGGCGAGTACCAGGTCGAGCTTCCAGGCCAGGTTCGCCGCGTCGCGGAAGCCCGAGCACATGCCCTGGCCGGCGAACGGTGGCATCAGGTGGGCGGCGTCCCCCGCGAGCAGCACCCGCCCCACCCGCCACCGGTCGACGTATCTGGCCTGGAACGTGTACACGGCGTGCCGTTCCAGCGTCGCGTTGCCCGGGTGCAGGTCGAACAGGCCGAGCAGCCGCCACGCCGACTCCGTCCGGCCGAACTCCTCGGCCGGTTCCCCGGGCAGTCGCATGAACTCCCACCGCCGGTGGCCCGGCCCGGCGGAGACGGCGGTGCGGGGCCGGGCCGGGTCGCAGATCTGGAGGTTGTTCGGCTCGTGCACCGTCGGTTCCCGCAGGACCACGTCGCAGGTCAGCCAGTCGTTGAAGTAGGCGAAGTCCGTGGTCCGTACGCCCAGGCCGGCCCGCACGAAGCTGTTCGCGCCGTCGCAGCCCACCGCCCAGCGGGCGCGGAAGCGCCGCTCGCCCGCCGGCGCCGGCGAACCGTCGAGGACCGCCGTCAGCTCGACGTGGCCGTCCTGTTCGGCCAGCGTCACCACCCGGTGCCCCCGCAGCACCCGCAGGCCCGGCAGGCGCGAGCCCCGCTCCGCCAGCGCGTCCTCCAGCGCCGGCTGATACATCGACGTCGAGTCCGGCCAGCCGGATCGCCCGTGTTCGGGGACGTCGACGTGCAGCAGCACGTCACCGGCGGCGTTGCGCCAGGTGTAGTCGCGGGACGGCTCCCCGAACTCGGTCATCGCCGGGCCGACGCCGGCCGCGGCGAGGATGCGGGCCGACTCGCCGTCGAACGAGACCGCGCGCGGCATCGGGTACGGCCGGGGCCACCGCTCCAGGACGATGACCCGCCAGCCGCGCCGCGCCAGCAGGATCGCCGTGACCTGGCCGACCGGCCCGTAGCCGACCACCAGGACATCGGCCTCGACCGGCTCCGTGCCCCCGGCGGTCGCGTCCCGTTCCGGCGCGGTCACGGGGCGGCGTCCGGGGGCGTGGCGACGGGAGCCGGCGGGCGACGCAGGATGTCGGCGAGCACCCGGGCGTGCTCGGCCGGGTCGGTCAGCACCCGCATGGACTCGTGCCCGTCCTCGACGGTCACCAGCCGTTTGCCGATCAGGATCCGCTGCCCGCCGCGGGTCGCCCGGCCGCGCACCAGCGTCCCCGCTCCGGCCAGCGCCCGGGCGAACTCCGTGAGCTCCTCCGACGGTTCGGCCCAGGCGGCCACGTCCCGCGGCACCGGCCGGAACCGGTACACCGCGGCCCAGTCGCCGCGCTGACCACGCCGCTGCAGGACGCGGTAGCCCTCGTCGCCGACGAGACGGAACCACGTGCCGAACTGCCGCCGCTCCGGCCCGTCGAGCGGCAGCGGCTCCAGGTAGGACGGCCCCACGAAGCCGACGTCGACCAGGAACACCACGCCGTCGAGGCGGACGAAGGAGAAGATGTGCTCCAGATCGGGCCCGAAGGATCCGTCGACCTGCCGGATGCCCGCCGCGTACACGCCGGTCTCGAAACCGAGCTCGGTCAGCAGGCGCCGGAACAGGCCGTTGAGCTCGTAGCAAACCCCGCCACGGCCACCGCGGACCACCGCGTCGAACACGGCGTCGGCGTCGATGTCGACGCCCTTCCACAGGTCGGTGCCGCGGGCGGAGTTCAGCTCGCTGTCGTAGGGCACCGTCCGCAGGTGGGCGTGGTGCAGGCCGCGCAGCGTCTCCCAGTTCGCCTCGGCCGGGCCGCGGTGGCCGAGCGCCGCCAGGTACGCCTCGACGTCAAACACGGGTGTCGACCTCCAGCCGGTCCAGCAGGTAGGCGGCGACCTCACGGGGAACCGCGTGGTCGAACAGCAGCATCGCGGGGAGCGTGAGGCCGGTCGCCGCCGCGAGGCGGTTTCGCAGTTCGACCGCGGTCAGTGAGCTGAAGCCGATGTCGAAGAACGCGCTGTCCGGGCCGACCTCGTCGGTGTCGGCGTGGCCGAGCACCGCGGCGGCCTGCGCCCGGACCAGCTCGATGAGCGGTGCGGTCCGCTCGGCGGCCGGCAGCGCGGCGAGCCGGGCGACGAGCTCCTGACCGGCGTCGTCCGTCCCAGGGCTTTCTGGCTCGGGGCTCTCCGTCGTGGAGCTCTCCGCCCGGGGGCTTTCCGTCGCGTCTGCCGCCGGGCCGGCCTGCGGCCGGGTCTGGATGTCGCCGGTCACGTCACCGGTCATGTGGTCACCTCCGGAGTCGCCCGCGAACGCGCCGCCGTGATCGTCGCGGCCGACCGGGCGGGTCGCGCCGGACGGCCGGCCGGCGCCGGTCGACGGGAGCCAGTAACGCCGACGCTGGAACGGGTACGTCGGCAGGTCGACCCCGCCGGTTCCCGACGGGGCCCCCGGGCCGTCGGTGCCGGCGAGGTCGACCGGGACGCCGCGCACGAACGCCGCCGCGGCGGAACGGGTGAAACGGCCGGGACCGCCGTCCTCGCGGCGCAGCGACTCCAGCACGGCGACCGGCGGCCCGGCCCACTGGTCCACCGTCTCGGCGATGGCGGGCCCGAGCACCGGATGGCTGCTCACCTCGAGGAACACCCGGTAGCCGCCGTCGAGCAGGCTGCGCGTGGCGGACGCGAACCGGACCGGACAGCGCAGGTTGCGATACCAGTACCCGCCGTCGAGCTCGGCGTCCTGCACCCACCTCGCGTCGACGGTGGAGAAGAACGGCACCCGCGGCGGGCGCGGATCGAGGCCGGCCAGGGCCTGGATCAGGACACCGGAGATCCGTTCGACCTGCCGGCTGTGCGAGGCGTAGTCCACCGGGATCCGGCGGGCCCGGACCCCTTCGGCGTCGAGGGCGGCCACCAGTTCGTCGAGCGCGGCGGGCTCACCGGCGAGGACGACCGACGCGGGACCGTTCACCGCGGCGAGCTCCACCCGGTCGCCGAACGGCGCGAGCCGGTCCGCGACGGCGGGGACCGGCAGCGCCACCGCCGCCATGGCGCCCCGGCCGGCGAGCCCGGCGGCGATCGCCTGGCTGCGCAGCGCGACCACCGCGGCCGCGTCGGCGAGGCTCAGCGCCCCCGCCGCATAGGCGGCGGCGATCTCACCCTGCGAGTGGCCGACCACCGCGTCCGGGCGGACCCCGACCGACTCCCACAGCCGGATCAGCCCGGCCGCCACGGCGAAGGAGGCCGGTTGGACGACGTCCACCCGGTCGAGCGACGGTGCCCCCGGCGCCCCGCGCAGCACGTCCTCGACCGACCAGTCGACGTGCCGGGCGAGCGCGCGGCCGGCCCGGGCCACCTCACCCGCGAAGACGGGCGAGGCGTCGAGCAGCTCGGCGCCCATCCCCGGCCACTGGCCGCCCTGGCCGGCGAAGACGAAGACGGTCTGGCCGTCGACGTCCGCCGAACCGGTCACCAGGTTCGCCGCCGGCTCACCGGCGGCCGCCGCGGCCAGGCCGGCGAGACCGGACTCCCGGTCGTCGGCGATCACCACGGCCCGGTGGAGCAGCGTCGCCCGGTTCGTGCGCAGCGCGGCCCCGGCGGCGGCGACCGGCACCCCCGGCTGGGCGCGCAGCGCCGTCTCCACCCGGCCGGCGAGAACCCGCAGCGCCGTCCGGCTGGCCGCGCTGACCATCCACGCCGCCCCGGCGCCGGCGTCCGCCGGTTCCTCGTCCCCGCCGGCATCCACCGGCGCCTCGTCCCCGCCGGCCGGTGGCTCGGGTGCCTGCTCCAGGATGACGTGCGCGTTGGTGCCGCTCACACCGAAGGACGAGACCGCCGCGCGACGCGGCCGGCCGCGATCGGGCCACGGCCGGGCCTGACTCAGCAGGCGGACCGCACCCGACTCCCAGTCGACCTTGTCCGACGGGACGTC encodes the following:
- the mhpA gene encoding bifunctional 3-(3-hydroxy-phenyl)propionate/3-hydroxycinnamic acid hydroxylase MhpA — encoded protein: MTAPERDATAGGTEPVEADVLVVGYGPVGQVTAILLARRGWRVIVLERWPRPYPMPRAVSFDGESARILAAAGVGPAMTEFGEPSRDYTWRNAAGDVLLHVDVPEHGRSGWPDSTSMYQPALEDALAERGSRLPGLRVLRGHRVVTLAEQDGHVELTAVLDGSPAPAGERRFRARWAVGCDGANSFVRAGLGVRTTDFAYFNDWLTCDVVLREPTVHEPNNLQICDPARPRTAVSAGPGHRRWEFMRLPGEPAEEFGRTESAWRLLGLFDLHPGNATLERHAVYTFQARYVDRWRVGRVLLAGDAAHLMPPFAGQGMCSGFRDAANLAWKLDLVLAGAAPAELLDTYTLERRAHVQHAIGMSMNLGRVICETDPAAARDRDEVMIAVRARGLREDRAQSAVEPLTGGFLRAGAVARGAGPPGSAGPPAPVRPGRAPVPDGDLVPQGRVRVGGRTGLFDEIVEPGFVLLTAGPAAGRLGPGTGAAFARLGGRVVHLVPAAGDVPPITGAKHVGESAGPGAGITAVDVDGVYLGYLAAAGADAVLVRPDFYLFGRVPAVTGPAVNDRPGGPEPPRLDSAEELVGDLLAGLGAPALVGEP
- a CDS encoding arylamine N-acetyltransferase family protein, which produces MFDVEAYLAALGHRGPAEANWETLRGLHHAHLRTVPYDSELNSARGTDLWKGVDIDADAVFDAVVRGGRGGVCYELNGLFRRLLTELGFETGVYAAGIRQVDGSFGPDLEHIFSFVRLDGVVFLVDVGFVGPSYLEPLPLDGPERRQFGTWFRLVGDEGYRVLQRRGQRGDWAAVYRFRPVPRDVAAWAEPSEELTEFARALAGAGTLVRGRATRGGQRILIGKRLVTVEDGHESMRVLTDPAEHARVLADILRRPPAPVATPPDAAP
- a CDS encoding type I polyketide synthase, whose protein sequence is MATSHDTLVEALRASLLENERLQRENDGLRRENVRLTEPSDRTPATRPATMPVAIVGAGCRLPGGVASPDELWRLVDEGREGRAPFPTDRGWDLDTLFDPDPARPGTSYVRTGGFLDAAAFDAGFFGIAPREALAMDPQQRLMLEVSWEAVERAGIDPTSLRGRRVGVYTGVMYHDYASAVADVPAELEGLLGTGNSGSVVSGRVSYLLGLEGPSVTVDTACSSSLVAVHLALRALRAGEIELALVGGVAVMARPGPFVEFSRQRGLAPDGRCRSFAAGADGTGWSEGAAVLVLERLDDARRGGRRVRALVRGSAVNSDGASNGLTAPNGPAQQRVIRQALADADLTTQDVDVVEGHGTGTPLGDPIEAQALLATYGRRPAQHPLWLGSLKSNIGHTQAAAGVAGILKIVSALERAVLPRTLHADVPSDKVDWESGAVRLLSQARPWPDRGRPRRAAVSSFGVSGTNAHVILEQAPEPPAGGDEAPVDAGGDEEPADAGAGAAWMVSAASRTALRVLAGRVETALRAQPGVPVAAAGAALRTNRATLLHRAVVIADDRESGLAGLAAAAAGEPAANLVTGSADVDGQTVFVFAGQGGQWPGMGAELLDASPVFAGEVARAGRALARHVDWSVEDVLRGAPGAPSLDRVDVVQPASFAVAAGLIRLWESVGVRPDAVVGHSQGEIAAAYAAGALSLADAAAVVALRSQAIAAGLAGRGAMAAVALPVPAVADRLAPFGDRVELAAVNGPASVVLAGEPAALDELVAALDAEGVRARRIPVDYASHSRQVERISGVLIQALAGLDPRPPRVPFFSTVDARWVQDAELDGGYWYRNLRCPVRFASATRSLLDGGYRVFLEVSSHPVLGPAIAETVDQWAGPPVAVLESLRREDGGPGRFTRSAAAAFVRGVPVDLAGTDGPGAPSGTGGVDLPTYPFQRRRYWLPSTGAGRPSGATRPVGRDDHGGAFAGDSGGDHMTGDVTGDIQTRPQAGPAADATESPRAESSTTESPEPESPGTDDAGQELVARLAALPAAERTAPLIELVRAQAAAVLGHADTDEVGPDSAFFDIGFSSLTAVELRNRLAAATGLTLPAMLLFDHAVPREVAAYLLDRLEVDTRV